In Gemmatimonas sp. UBA7669, one genomic interval encodes:
- a CDS encoding CBS domain-containing protein: protein MTALVLALAVSLVALLTLSASSVRAVSRLWLRHWIEHRTGGVGVMARYLERPMRLVHAAGTAMMLVVFATGAWLAMAYGLQAWGFLARVLLFLLLLLVLGQALPRALARRWAASLVPVTVPILRVVDLMLTPFHVISHAVRGKVARPVPVGSEADMRDGLEELLRDGAFADIGNTEELAIISGVVQFGDKVVRDVMTPRKDMFMLRDGLSAAEVAREVATAGYSRVPVYREQPDQVVGMIHVFDVFRRRGESWPVVRPVPFTTGDKPAKDLLFELLRSRRQLAIVREEATVIGLVTLEDLLEELVGDIRDEHDDSSE from the coding sequence ATGACGGCGCTCGTGCTGGCGCTTGCCGTGTCGCTGGTGGCGCTGCTTACGCTGTCCGCCTCGTCCGTGCGCGCCGTGAGTCGCCTCTGGCTCCGGCACTGGATCGAGCACCGCACTGGTGGGGTGGGCGTGATGGCGCGCTACCTCGAACGCCCGATGCGACTGGTGCATGCCGCAGGTACCGCCATGATGCTGGTGGTATTTGCAACCGGCGCGTGGCTGGCCATGGCCTACGGGCTGCAGGCCTGGGGGTTTCTCGCGCGCGTGCTGCTCTTTTTGCTCTTGCTGCTCGTGCTGGGGCAGGCGCTGCCCCGTGCGTTGGCGCGCCGATGGGCGGCATCGCTCGTGCCCGTCACGGTCCCCATTCTGCGCGTCGTGGATCTCATGCTCACGCCGTTTCACGTCATCTCGCACGCGGTGCGCGGCAAGGTGGCCCGACCGGTGCCGGTGGGCAGTGAAGCCGACATGCGCGATGGCCTCGAGGAGCTGCTGCGGGACGGGGCGTTCGCCGACATCGGCAACACCGAAGAGCTCGCGATCATTTCCGGCGTGGTGCAGTTCGGCGACAAGGTCGTGCGCGACGTCATGACACCACGCAAGGACATGTTCATGCTGCGCGACGGCCTCAGTGCGGCCGAAGTGGCGCGTGAGGTGGCGACGGCCGGCTACAGCCGCGTGCCCGTGTACCGCGAGCAGCCCGACCAGGTGGTGGGCATGATCCACGTGTTCGACGTGTTTCGTCGGCGGGGTGAGTCGTGGCCTGTGGTGCGACCGGTGCCATTCACCACGGGTGACAAGCCGGCGAAAGATCTGCTCTTCGAGCTGCTGCGCTCGCGGCGCCAATTGGCGATTGTTCGTGAGGAGGCGACGGTCATCGGGTTGGTGACACTGGAGGACCTCCTGGAAGAGCTGGTCGGAGACATTCGGGATGAGCATGACGACAGCAGCGAGTAG
- the ybeY gene encoding rRNA maturation RNase YbeY yields the protein MSPAVRRAAPPTRVVDISLDGVRLPVATARLEALSLSVLRALRVPKAMLSVTFVTSRRMATLNKRHLGHSGPTDVITFALGTDPVNGVTGDIYICPDVARAQAKSHGVGVREELARLVVHGTLHACGFEHPEDERRTSSPMWRRQEQLLQRFWITPTPGA from the coding sequence ATGAGCCCGGCGGTTCGGCGCGCGGCACCGCCGACACGGGTGGTGGACATCAGCCTCGACGGTGTGCGACTGCCGGTGGCTACCGCGCGTCTCGAGGCGCTGTCCCTGTCGGTGCTTCGTGCGCTGCGTGTACCGAAGGCCATGTTGTCCGTCACCTTCGTCACGTCGCGGCGCATGGCGACGCTCAACAAGCGGCACCTCGGGCATTCAGGTCCCACCGATGTCATCACGTTTGCGCTGGGCACCGACCCGGTGAACGGCGTCACGGGCGACATCTACATCTGCCCGGATGTCGCGCGCGCGCAGGCCAAGAGCCATGGCGTAGGCGTACGTGAAGAACTCGCGCGCCTTGTGGTGCACGGTACGCTGCACGCCTGCGGATTCGAACACCCGGAAGACGAACGCCGGACCTCGTCGCCAATGTGGCGACGCCAGGAGCAATTGCTGCAACGCTTCTGGATCACGCCGACCCCTGGCGCATGA
- the rlmN gene encoding 23S rRNA (adenine(2503)-C(2))-methyltransferase RlmN, translating to MTTSAIVSDSRPDLLDLEPDAALSVLRAWFAERGEPAYRATQVLGRLWQKPVAAFAEMSELPMALRDALDASFRLTNLELATQQTSKDGTRKFLFRLEDGQFIETVAIPDGDRLTFCISSQAGCALQCAFCATGAMGFQRNLRPSEIAGQVRALRMLEPPLIPTNIVFMGMGEPLMNWKAVSPTLTLLNDPRALGIGARHITISTVGVLPGIQALAERPEQFRLAISIHAPSDELRRSLMPVNIKYPLADVIDAAKAFDRRVTFEYVMLGGVNDQPEHAAQLGQLARECRAFVNLIPLHPGGSMGFVPTAQPVIASFARALRDRGVETAVRRSRGLDIAAACGQLRTERVGRRLPVTPQHDGEVHVAQ from the coding sequence ATGACCACCTCTGCGATCGTTTCCGACTCCCGTCCCGATTTGCTCGACCTCGAGCCTGACGCCGCGCTATCGGTGTTGCGCGCGTGGTTCGCCGAGCGCGGCGAGCCGGCCTATCGCGCCACGCAGGTGCTGGGTCGATTGTGGCAGAAACCGGTGGCGGCGTTTGCCGAGATGAGCGAGCTGCCCATGGCACTGCGTGATGCACTCGACGCGTCGTTCCGGCTGACCAATCTCGAACTGGCCACGCAGCAAACGTCCAAGGACGGAACGCGCAAGTTTCTCTTCCGACTTGAAGACGGGCAGTTCATCGAAACCGTGGCCATCCCCGATGGCGACCGCCTCACCTTCTGCATCTCGTCGCAGGCTGGCTGCGCGCTGCAGTGCGCGTTCTGTGCCACGGGCGCCATGGGGTTTCAGCGCAATCTCCGTCCCTCGGAGATTGCCGGTCAGGTGCGGGCGCTGCGCATGCTGGAACCGCCGCTCATTCCAACGAACATCGTGTTCATGGGCATGGGCGAGCCCTTGATGAACTGGAAGGCGGTGAGTCCCACGCTCACGTTGCTCAACGATCCCCGGGCATTGGGCATCGGCGCGCGTCACATCACCATCTCCACGGTGGGTGTGCTGCCTGGCATTCAGGCGCTTGCCGAACGTCCGGAACAGTTTCGACTTGCCATCTCCATCCATGCGCCCAGCGATGAGCTCCGTCGCTCGCTCATGCCGGTCAACATCAAGTATCCGCTCGCGGACGTGATTGATGCCGCCAAGGCTTTTGACCGCCGCGTGACCTTCGAGTACGTCATGCTGGGTGGCGTGAACGATCAGCCGGAGCACGCCGCGCAGCTCGGGCAACTCGCGCGCGAGTGCCGGGCTTTCGTGAACCTCATTCCGCTGCACCCGGGTGGGAGCATGGGCTTCGTGCCCACGGCGCAGCCCGTCATCGCGTCGTTCGCACGTGCGCTGCGTGATCGTGGTGTGGAGACGGCGGTGCGCCGAAGCCGCGGCCTCGACATCGCCGCGGCTTGTGGTCAACTACGGACGGAGCGTGTCGGCCGGCGGCTGCCAGTCACGCCCCAGCACGACGGTGAGGTCCACGTAGCGCAGTGA
- the trpA gene encoding tryptophan synthase subunit alpha gives MTTATSPVTSRLQARFASLAASGRKALVCYVTAGHPSPSESIRLWLGLAAAGADVLEVGVPFSDPMADGPVIQRSSQIALDQGMTLAGTFDLIREAALDIPVVLFSYLNPLLAGGDGVLQRAREAGVDGVLVTDLPVGADPSREAWFGASGLDFVRLVAPTTPAPRMEEIGRHGGGFVYLISRLGVTGERAALADDLPETVARLRASTTLPLCIGFGISTPEQAREAARLGDGVVVGSALVRAAGESVDSAIALAASMRAAMDELPHAS, from the coding sequence GTGACCACTGCCACTTCGCCCGTGACCTCGCGGCTTCAGGCGCGCTTTGCCTCGCTGGCCGCGTCGGGCCGCAAGGCCCTCGTCTGTTATGTCACCGCCGGCCATCCGTCGCCATCGGAAAGCATTCGTCTCTGGCTTGGACTCGCCGCAGCTGGCGCGGATGTGCTGGAAGTCGGCGTGCCGTTCTCGGATCCCATGGCCGACGGTCCGGTCATTCAGCGCAGTTCGCAGATCGCGCTCGATCAGGGCATGACGTTGGCCGGCACCTTCGATCTCATTCGCGAAGCGGCGCTGGACATTCCTGTGGTGCTGTTCAGCTATCTCAATCCGCTGTTGGCGGGCGGCGACGGCGTGCTGCAACGTGCGCGCGAAGCCGGCGTGGACGGCGTGCTGGTCACCGATCTGCCTGTCGGCGCTGACCCGTCGCGCGAGGCGTGGTTCGGTGCCAGTGGCCTCGACTTTGTGCGACTGGTGGCGCCAACGACACCCGCGCCCCGCATGGAAGAAATCGGCCGGCACGGCGGTGGGTTTGTGTATCTCATCAGCCGACTCGGCGTGACAGGCGAACGCGCAGCGCTGGCGGACGACCTGCCGGAAACGGTGGCGCGTCTGCGCGCGTCCACCACGTTGCCGCTGTGCATCGGCTTCGGCATCTCCACGCCGGAACAGGCGCGCGAGGCGGCGCGACTCGGCGATGGGGTGGTGGTGGGCAGTGCGCTGGTGCGCGCCGCGGGTGAGTCCGTGGACTCGGCCATCGCGCTGGCCGCATCGATGCGGGCGGCGATGGATGAACTGCCGCACGCGTCGTGA
- the trpB gene encoding tryptophan synthase subunit beta: MTMAATVSDTGRFGPYGGRYVPETLIPALDTLEAAFEAARRDATFQQELDHLLREYVGRPTQLTYAPRLSARVGAPVWLKREDLNHTGAHKINNTVGQALLARRMGKRRIIAETGAGQHGVATATICARFGLECVVYMGEEDMQRQALNVFRMRLMGATVIPVTSGTRTLKDATTEAIRDWVTTVNDSHYIIGSVVGPAPYPRMVREFQSVIGIEARAQMLEKAGRLPHTVVACVGGGSNAMGMFAGFVDDASVHLVGVEAAGEGLSTDRHSASISKGAPGVLHGSLSYLLQDANGQVHPAHSISAGLDYPGVGPEHAWLHDSGRAEYVSVTDDEALRGVALLSRLEGIIPALETAHAMAWIEREAGRWKEDEPVLLCLSGRGDKDVGTISQHTLPEI; the protein is encoded by the coding sequence ATGACGATGGCCGCGACGGTGTCTGACACCGGGCGATTCGGACCCTACGGCGGGCGCTACGTGCCAGAGACGCTGATTCCCGCACTCGATACGCTGGAAGCTGCGTTCGAAGCGGCGCGACGCGACGCCACCTTTCAGCAGGAGCTGGATCACCTGCTACGCGAATACGTGGGTCGCCCCACGCAGCTTACCTACGCGCCGCGCCTGAGTGCGCGCGTTGGTGCGCCGGTGTGGCTCAAGCGTGAGGACCTCAATCACACGGGCGCGCACAAGATCAACAACACCGTGGGGCAGGCGCTGCTCGCCCGTCGCATGGGCAAGCGGCGCATCATCGCCGAAACCGGCGCCGGCCAGCATGGCGTGGCGACGGCCACGATCTGCGCGCGCTTCGGTCTCGAGTGTGTGGTGTACATGGGCGAAGAAGACATGCAGCGCCAGGCGCTCAACGTCTTCCGCATGCGACTCATGGGAGCCACGGTCATCCCCGTCACGTCGGGTACGCGGACCCTCAAGGACGCCACCACGGAAGCCATTCGCGATTGGGTGACCACCGTCAACGACAGCCACTACATCATCGGCTCGGTGGTCGGCCCGGCGCCGTATCCGCGCATGGTGCGGGAGTTCCAGTCGGTTATCGGCATCGAGGCGCGTGCGCAGATGCTGGAGAAGGCGGGGCGTCTGCCGCATACGGTCGTGGCCTGTGTGGGTGGAGGCTCCAACGCCATGGGCATGTTTGCCGGGTTTGTCGACGATGCCTCCGTGCATCTCGTGGGTGTGGAGGCCGCGGGTGAAGGCTTGAGCACGGATCGACACAGCGCGTCCATCAGCAAGGGGGCGCCTGGCGTGCTGCATGGTTCACTGAGCTATCTGCTGCAGGATGCCAATGGGCAGGTGCATCCGGCCCATTCGATTTCTGCGGGCCTCGACTATCCGGGCGTCGGACCGGAGCACGCCTGGCTGCACGACAGCGGCCGCGCGGAGTATGTCTCGGTCACCGACGACGAAGCGCTGCGTGGTGTCGCGCTGCTGAGCCGACTGGAGGGCATCATTCCGGCACTCGAGACGGCGCACGCGATGGCATGGATTGAGCGCGAAGCCGGACGTTGGAAGGAGGATGAACCGGTACTGCTCTGTCTGAGTGGGCGCGGCGACAAGGATGTCGGCACCATCAGTCAGCACACCCTGCCGGAAATCTGA
- the aspS gene encoding aspartate--tRNA ligase, translated as MSSASEPSVLATSLRSDPCGLLRRSDVGRTVRLGGWVHRSRDLGGLVFIDLRDRTGLVQLAFGPAWTSAEVQAQAAAVGVESVVLIEGQVIARETDRVNPEMPTGEIEVRVTALRIVGPAVTPALPVARGRGEKMPAEELRLRHRYLDLRRPELQANLVLRHRLMQVTRRYLSDRGYLELETPILTKPTPEGARDYLVPSRVHPGEFYALPQSPQIYKQLFMCCGYDRYFQIARCFRDEDLRADRQPEFTQIDIEASFVEREDILALAEGLIGSLWREAGHEIPAHFERMSYADAMEYYGCDRPDLRYDLRLRDVSAIFAPLDFAVTRTALAAGHRVRGLIVPGGAAWSRKQVDELEALAKGAGAGGLLRLRRADGAYDGPVAKFLTDDAKTALGLADGDLALFVAAPDRISSPALDRVRQECARRLELVDETAQRFLIVMDFPMFEQDPDSGALAAVHHPFTAPHPEDMAAHPDEPARWRALAYDVVLNGTELGGGSIRTSDPAVQSRMFGLLGIGDVAEQERRFGFLLEGLRAGAPPHGGIAFGFDRIAMLLSGAPSLRDVIAFPKTTAARSLFEGAPVAVPADDLAELHIAVREASERSAAETTA; from the coding sequence ATGTCGTCCGCCTCGGAGCCTTCCGTCCTTGCCACCTCGCTGCGTTCGGATCCCTGCGGCCTGCTGCGTCGCAGTGATGTGGGGCGCACGGTCCGCTTGGGAGGATGGGTGCATCGCAGTCGCGATCTCGGAGGGCTGGTATTCATCGACCTGCGCGATCGGACCGGATTGGTGCAGTTGGCGTTTGGACCGGCCTGGACCTCGGCCGAGGTGCAGGCGCAGGCCGCAGCCGTTGGCGTCGAGTCAGTGGTGCTGATCGAAGGGCAGGTGATCGCACGCGAGACCGATCGTGTCAATCCCGAGATGCCGACGGGTGAGATCGAGGTACGCGTGACGGCGCTGCGCATCGTTGGACCCGCTGTGACCCCGGCGCTGCCGGTGGCCCGCGGACGCGGCGAAAAGATGCCGGCCGAGGAGCTGCGCCTCAGACATCGCTACCTCGACCTGCGTCGTCCGGAGCTGCAGGCCAACCTCGTGCTGCGGCATCGCCTCATGCAGGTGACGCGGCGCTATCTGAGCGACCGGGGATATCTCGAACTCGAAACGCCCATTCTCACCAAGCCCACACCGGAGGGTGCGCGCGACTATCTCGTACCGAGCCGCGTGCATCCGGGTGAGTTCTACGCGCTGCCGCAGTCGCCGCAGATCTACAAGCAGCTGTTCATGTGCTGCGGCTACGATCGCTACTTCCAGATCGCACGCTGCTTCCGCGATGAGGACCTGCGAGCCGATCGTCAGCCGGAGTTTACACAGATCGACATCGAAGCCTCGTTCGTGGAGCGGGAAGACATTCTGGCGCTGGCCGAGGGGCTCATTGGGTCCTTGTGGCGCGAGGCCGGGCATGAAATTCCCGCGCATTTCGAGCGCATGAGCTATGCCGATGCGATGGAGTATTACGGCTGCGACCGTCCGGACCTGCGCTACGACCTCAGGCTGCGCGATGTCAGCGCCATTTTTGCCCCGCTCGATTTTGCCGTGACGCGTACGGCGCTGGCCGCTGGCCATCGCGTCCGCGGGTTGATCGTGCCCGGCGGCGCGGCGTGGAGTCGCAAGCAGGTGGACGAACTGGAAGCGCTCGCCAAGGGCGCCGGGGCAGGGGGCCTGCTTCGTCTGCGCCGCGCCGATGGTGCCTATGACGGACCCGTGGCCAAGTTCCTCACCGATGACGCAAAGACGGCACTCGGCCTGGCCGATGGCGATCTCGCGTTGTTTGTTGCGGCCCCTGATCGCATCAGCAGCCCCGCGCTCGATCGCGTGCGTCAGGAATGCGCGCGCCGCCTCGAACTGGTTGACGAGACGGCGCAGCGATTCCTCATCGTGATGGACTTCCCGATGTTCGAGCAGGATCCGGACAGCGGCGCGCTGGCCGCGGTGCATCACCCGTTCACGGCGCCGCATCCCGAGGACATGGCGGCGCACCCCGACGAGCCCGCGCGCTGGCGCGCCTTGGCCTATGACGTGGTGTTGAACGGCACCGAGCTGGGTGGCGGCAGCATCCGCACCAGTGATCCGGCCGTGCAGTCCCGCATGTTCGGGCTGCTGGGTATTGGCGACGTGGCCGAGCAGGAGCGGCGCTTTGGCTTCCTGCTCGAGGGTCTGCGCGCCGGTGCTCCGCCGCACGGTGGCATCGCGTTCGGGTTTGACCGTATCGCCATGCTGCTCTCCGGCGCTCCGTCGCTGCGCGACGTGATTGCGTTCCCGAAGACCACGGCCGCGCGTTCGCTGTTCGAAGGCGCGCCGGTCGCGGTGCCGGCCGACGACCTGGCCGAACTGCACATTGCCGTGCGCGAAGCATCGGAAAGGTCGGCAGCGGAGACGACAGCGTGA
- a CDS encoding LytR C-terminal domain-containing protein, protein MEQRVLSAGAKRWAAAGLVAVVVLGSLAAWWSTSRGRALPALDASGQPVLTPAEPDTLAMAPRDQRVTVRVLNATGVRGLARRATFYLRSMGYDVVDFDSDRGPTRDSSEVVVHGRDSTLGVRLQRALGVGRVTAASVDSLRYVDLTVVLGRDWQPPADTLRP, encoded by the coding sequence GTGGAACAGCGTGTGCTGAGCGCGGGGGCCAAACGCTGGGCGGCCGCAGGTTTGGTCGCGGTGGTGGTGTTGGGCTCGCTGGCTGCCTGGTGGAGCACATCTCGCGGTCGCGCGCTGCCCGCGCTCGACGCGAGTGGTCAGCCTGTGCTCACGCCGGCAGAGCCCGATACCCTGGCCATGGCCCCGCGCGATCAGCGGGTCACGGTGCGCGTGCTCAACGCCACCGGGGTGCGTGGTCTCGCGCGGCGGGCCACGTTCTATCTGCGCAGCATGGGCTACGATGTCGTGGACTTCGACAGCGACCGCGGCCCGACACGCGACAGCAGTGAGGTCGTGGTGCATGGACGCGACAGCACACTTGGTGTCAGGCTGCAGCGCGCCCTCGGGGTCGGACGCGTGACTGCGGCGTCCGTTGACTCACTGCGCTACGTGGACCTCACCGTCGTGCTGGGGCGTGACTGGCAGCCGCCGGCCGACACGCTCCGTCCGTAG
- the meaB gene encoding methylmalonyl Co-A mutase-associated GTPase MeaB, whose amino-acid sequence MSMTTAASSTTAASTESALGRLLEQFRAGKPAALARAVSIVENHRPGFEQVLAAQHALLGRARRIGITGPPGAGKSTLTTRLARLYREQGKRVGIVAVDPTSPFTGGALLGDRIRMEEVALDPGVFIRSMATRGSLGGLATATREVCDVLDGFGMDVILIETVGVGQSELDVARAADSTLVVLVPESGDSIQTLKAGVMEIADVYTVNKADRPGADRLRNDIELMLGLRAGAALQNVPAHHGVDLRSAPDRDALRDAMNPARAARAAAQGEPTDHWTPPVLRSIAAQQEGITEIADALDRHFRYLERSGELRSRRRARLRERVMEVVEQQVRQRLWRDAGTLAWIDDQLDGLEAGTLVPFAVADALRARSEELLTGASFAPLQHG is encoded by the coding sequence ATGAGCATGACGACAGCAGCGAGTAGCACCACCGCCGCGTCCACGGAATCGGCGCTGGGCCGCCTGCTGGAACAGTTCCGTGCTGGCAAGCCGGCCGCGCTTGCACGCGCCGTGAGCATTGTCGAGAACCATCGCCCTGGCTTTGAGCAGGTGCTGGCCGCCCAGCACGCCTTGCTGGGTCGCGCGCGTCGCATCGGCATTACCGGACCGCCAGGCGCGGGCAAGAGCACGCTCACCACGCGACTCGCGCGTCTCTACCGCGAGCAGGGCAAGCGCGTCGGCATTGTGGCCGTCGACCCCACCTCACCATTCACCGGCGGCGCGCTGCTGGGCGATCGCATCCGCATGGAGGAAGTGGCGCTCGATCCGGGCGTTTTCATTCGCTCCATGGCCACGCGCGGCTCGCTGGGCGGCCTGGCCACGGCCACGCGTGAGGTCTGCGACGTGCTCGATGGCTTTGGCATGGACGTCATCCTCATCGAGACGGTGGGCGTGGGTCAGAGCGAACTTGATGTGGCCCGCGCCGCCGACTCCACGCTGGTGGTGCTGGTTCCGGAGTCGGGTGACTCCATTCAGACCCTCAAGGCCGGGGTCATGGAAATCGCCGACGTATACACTGTGAACAAGGCGGACCGGCCGGGTGCGGATCGGCTGCGCAACGATATCGAGCTCATGCTCGGGCTTCGCGCGGGGGCGGCGCTGCAGAACGTCCCGGCGCACCACGGCGTAGACCTACGGAGCGCCCCGGACCGGGATGCGCTGCGCGACGCCATGAATCCGGCCCGTGCAGCCCGGGCCGCGGCGCAGGGGGAGCCCACCGATCACTGGACGCCGCCGGTGCTGCGCAGCATTGCTGCACAGCAGGAAGGCATCACGGAGATCGCGGACGCTCTCGATCGGCATTTCCGCTATCTTGAACGCAGCGGCGAGCTGCGCTCACGTCGGCGAGCCCGCCTGCGGGAACGCGTCATGGAAGTGGTGGAGCAGCAGGTGCGTCAACGCCTCTGGCGCGATGCCGGGACGCTGGCGTGGATCGATGACCAGCTCGATGGGCTGGAAGCAGGGACGTTGGTTCCGTTCGCAGTGGCGGATGCCTTGCGGGCGCGCAGTGAAGAGCTACTCACCGGCGCGAGCTTTGCGCCGCTACAGCACGGATGA
- a CDS encoding hemolysin family protein has product MSSLAWGLAAAGATLAALAAVADGALFAESPLPSAVPDRSNYDPPSPGVSRAVSGREQTHRALAFARVLGHLAAGCGLAVALDLADEASATKGVALVGLGLLTVLVAESVARVAGDAMGDNAATRLRGFTALIERLFAPVVALGNWVDRLVAEVVTEAEATQERRDEAAAQFRDVVTSEPDVSGDERDLLLGVFEFGETTAEEVMVPRVDMLGIERETPWSEMVDRVRSIQHSRVPVYEETIDEIVGILYVKDLLPSVLADEEPEGGWPTLMRPPVFIPASKRIADLLREFRQAGRHIAIVADEYGGTAGLVTIEDVLEELVGEIRDEYDDEERLIENEDDQRYWVTGRLTLDDLSDALQHDFTRDDVSTVGGLVLELLGRVPRAGETLTIGPFRVIVERVVRRKIERVFLERMERPDDSGENTERGA; this is encoded by the coding sequence ATGAGTAGTCTCGCGTGGGGACTGGCAGCAGCGGGTGCCACCCTCGCCGCGTTGGCGGCGGTCGCGGATGGCGCGCTGTTTGCCGAGTCTCCGCTGCCGTCGGCGGTACCCGATCGCAGCAACTATGACCCGCCGTCTCCGGGCGTGAGTCGCGCCGTGTCGGGTCGTGAGCAGACGCACCGGGCCCTGGCCTTTGCCCGTGTGCTGGGTCACCTGGCTGCGGGCTGCGGATTGGCAGTGGCACTCGACCTTGCCGACGAAGCCAGTGCAACCAAGGGCGTGGCGCTGGTGGGGCTGGGCCTGCTGACGGTGCTGGTGGCGGAGAGCGTGGCGCGTGTGGCCGGCGACGCCATGGGCGACAATGCCGCCACACGACTGCGCGGCTTCACGGCGCTCATCGAGCGCCTCTTTGCGCCCGTGGTGGCACTGGGGAACTGGGTGGACCGGCTCGTTGCCGAGGTCGTGACCGAAGCGGAGGCCACGCAGGAGCGACGCGATGAAGCCGCCGCACAATTCCGCGATGTGGTCACCAGCGAGCCCGACGTGAGCGGCGACGAGCGCGATCTCCTGCTTGGCGTCTTCGAGTTTGGCGAGACCACCGCGGAAGAAGTGATGGTGCCGCGGGTGGACATGCTGGGCATCGAGCGCGAGACGCCGTGGTCCGAGATGGTGGATCGGGTACGCAGCATCCAGCACTCGCGTGTGCCGGTATACGAAGAAACCATCGATGAGATCGTTGGTATCCTGTACGTCAAGGATCTGCTGCCGTCTGTGCTGGCCGATGAAGAGCCCGAGGGCGGGTGGCCGACGCTCATGCGTCCCCCCGTGTTCATTCCGGCCTCCAAGCGCATCGCCGATCTGCTGCGCGAGTTCCGACAGGCGGGCCGGCACATTGCCATCGTGGCCGACGAGTATGGTGGCACGGCCGGGCTGGTGACCATCGAAGATGTGCTCGAAGAGCTCGTCGGCGAGATTCGCGACGAATACGACGATGAAGAACGTCTGATTGAAAACGAGGATGATCAGCGCTACTGGGTGACGGGTCGACTCACGCTTGACGACTTGTCGGACGCGTTGCAGCACGACTTCACGCGCGACGATGTGTCCACCGTGGGCGGCCTGGTGCTGGAGCTGCTCGGCCGGGTGCCTCGCGCCGGTGAGACACTGACCATCGGCCCCTTCCGCGTGATCGTGGAGCGGGTGGTGCGTCGAAAGATCGAGCGGGTGTTTCTCGAGCGGATGGAGCGACCGGACGACAGCGGCGAGAACACGGAGCGTGGAGCATGA
- a CDS encoding PhoH family protein: MSDPRGERGDITTARVTVEGADLQMLAGVNDGNLVELGRATGARVALRGDHLSLTGEADAVAKAEAVAAALVTLVRDGHTVSADDVLRLALSERPADTPGAVSGALVLPGARRGVQAKTPGQAEYLRKIAEHDIVVGIGPAGTGKTYLAVAAAVDALMRKRVRRIVLARPAVEAGESLGFLPGDMQAKVDPYLRPLYDALDDLIPFERIQKLIESRTIEVAPLAFMRGRTLGDSFVILDEAQNATGMQMKMFLTRLGVNSKIVITGDKTQVDLPRREDSGLMQVERILHGIEGIAFHYFNEADVVRHRLVRDIIRAYNEDAAGGG, encoded by the coding sequence GTGAGTGACCCACGGGGGGAGCGCGGCGACATCACCACGGCCCGCGTAACGGTGGAGGGCGCCGACCTGCAGATGCTGGCCGGGGTCAACGATGGCAATCTCGTGGAGCTGGGTCGCGCCACCGGTGCACGCGTGGCCCTGCGCGGTGATCATCTCTCGCTCACCGGCGAAGCCGACGCGGTGGCCAAGGCGGAAGCCGTCGCGGCCGCCCTCGTGACCCTCGTGCGTGACGGGCACACGGTCAGCGCTGATGACGTGCTGCGTCTCGCGCTCAGCGAGCGGCCGGCCGATACGCCGGGTGCCGTGTCCGGTGCGCTCGTGTTGCCGGGAGCGCGGCGCGGTGTGCAGGCCAAGACGCCGGGGCAGGCCGAGTATCTGCGCAAGATTGCCGAGCACGACATCGTGGTTGGTATCGGACCTGCTGGTACCGGCAAGACCTATCTTGCCGTGGCAGCAGCTGTTGACGCCCTCATGCGCAAGCGCGTGCGGCGCATCGTGCTGGCTCGTCCCGCGGTGGAGGCCGGTGAGAGCCTGGGCTTTCTGCCGGGTGATATGCAGGCCAAGGTCGACCCGTATCTGCGGCCGCTCTACGACGCACTCGACGACCTCATTCCCTTCGAGCGCATTCAGAAGCTCATCGAGTCGCGCACCATCGAAGTGGCTCCACTGGCGTTCATGCGCGGCCGCACGCTCGGCGACTCCTTCGTCATCCTGGACGAAGCGCAGAACGCCACCGGCATGCAGATGAAGATGTTCCTCACGCGTCTTGGTGTGAATTCCAAGATCGTCATCACCGGCGACAAGACGCAGGTGGACCTGCCCCGACGCGAAGACTCGGGGCTCATGCAGGTGGAGCGCATCCTTCATGGCATCGAGGGCATCGCGTTTCACTATTTCAATGAGGCCGACGTCGTACGACACCGGCTGGTGCGAGACATCATCCGCGCGTACAACGAAGACGCCGCGGGGGGCGGATGA